Proteins encoded by one window of Candidatus Woesearchaeota archaeon:
- a CDS encoding DUF2726 domain-containing protein yields the protein INYVSQFTFKNLVYKKKLRFDFGLLDDKGNLFILIEYDGIQHYESNEFFGGIKEFKELKKRDSMKNKYCKDSGYKLIRIFYKDYHNIESILEKELAKIKLI from the coding sequence ATTAATTATGTGTCTCAATTTACTTTTAAAAATTTAGTGTATAAGAAAAAATTAAGGTTTGATTTTGGGCTATTAGATGATAAAGGAAACTTATTTATCCTTATAGAATACGATGGTATTCAACACTATGAATCTAATGAATTTTTTGGTGGTATAAAAGAATTTAAAGAACTAAAAAAAAGAGATTCTATGAAGAACAAATACTGTAAAGATAGTGGTTATAAACTAATTAGAATATTCTATAAAGATTATCATAATATTGAATCTATTTTAGAAAAAGAACTTGCTAAAATTAAGCTAATCTGA